One window of Gloeothece citriformis PCC 7424 genomic DNA carries:
- a CDS encoding ABC transporter ATP-binding protein, with protein MNEPVLEVRNLQVKFTNDHQDVLAVDEISFSVNRGEVLGIVGESGSGKSVTSLAVMGLIPTPGKISGGEIWFRTENEAKPVNLLNVDENIRREYRGGQIAMIFQEPMSSLNPVYTIGFQITEAIRLHQRVNQEQAECQAIDLLQEVKLLASDEQLQEQYLNKIQSTYNPQQGSPQLTQEIKTYIAQQKQAILKRYPHELSGGQLQRVMIAMAISCNPTLLIADEPTTALDVTVQATILNLLRHLCKERNMSMMFISHDLGVIANIADQVAVMYRGKIVENGSIGQILVNPHHPYTKGLLNCRPEIDKVVKKLATVSDYMEEVKDPVTGEMSIEPKQGVTVSSISESEEKQRLIKEQQKRLEKLQKQEDILSVENVRVYFPVKGVFGKAKDVFKAVDDVSFIVKRGETLGLVGESGCGKSTLARTILRLIPSTGGTIKFRSNDSGWEEISKLSINDKRLRRLRQNLQIVFQNPYNSLNPRLTIGQAIMEPMVIHKNPKWATQKQKIERVKMGLERVKLNPNWYNRYPHELSGGQRQRVCIARAIILDPKFIICDESVSALDVSVQAEVLNLLKDLQQEMGLTYIFISHDLSVVKFMSDRIMVMNRGQLEEMGTADEIINHPQKEYTQRLIASIPKFPEELKQSTNQMR; from the coding sequence ATGAATGAACCTGTACTCGAAGTCCGCAACCTACAAGTTAAATTTACTAACGATCATCAGGACGTTTTAGCAGTCGATGAGATTAGCTTTAGCGTCAATCGGGGAGAAGTTTTAGGGATAGTCGGGGAATCAGGTTCAGGGAAATCTGTTACCTCATTGGCGGTAATGGGGTTAATTCCTACCCCAGGCAAAATTTCCGGGGGTGAAATTTGGTTTCGTACAGAAAACGAAGCTAAACCCGTTAACTTATTGAATGTGGATGAAAATATCAGACGGGAATATCGTGGGGGACAAATTGCCATGATTTTCCAAGAACCCATGAGTTCTCTTAATCCAGTTTATACCATAGGATTTCAAATTACAGAAGCGATCCGGCTTCATCAACGAGTAAATCAAGAACAGGCCGAATGTCAAGCGATCGACCTCTTACAAGAAGTGAAACTCCTTGCGAGTGATGAACAATTACAAGAGCAATATTTAAATAAAATACAATCAACTTATAATCCGCAACAAGGATCGCCCCAGCTTACTCAAGAAATTAAAACCTATATTGCACAGCAAAAGCAAGCCATCCTCAAACGGTATCCCCATGAACTTTCGGGGGGACAATTGCAACGGGTGATGATAGCGATGGCAATTTCCTGTAATCCTACCCTTTTAATTGCCGATGAACCGACAACCGCTTTAGATGTGACGGTACAAGCAACCATATTAAATTTATTGCGGCATCTGTGCAAAGAACGGAATATGTCGATGATGTTTATCTCTCATGATTTAGGAGTGATTGCCAATATTGCTGATCAGGTGGCGGTCATGTATCGAGGTAAAATCGTTGAGAATGGAAGTATTGGGCAAATTTTAGTCAATCCACACCATCCCTACACCAAAGGATTATTAAATTGTCGTCCTGAAATTGATAAAGTGGTGAAGAAATTAGCCACTGTTTCTGATTATATGGAGGAAGTTAAAGATCCTGTTACGGGAGAAATGAGCATAGAACCCAAACAGGGGGTAACAGTTTCTTCTATTTCCGAAAGCGAAGAGAAACAAAGATTAATCAAAGAGCAACAAAAAAGATTAGAAAAGTTACAAAAGCAAGAAGATATTTTATCAGTTGAAAATGTACGGGTTTATTTTCCGGTTAAGGGAGTATTTGGGAAAGCTAAAGATGTTTTTAAAGCGGTAGATGATGTGAGTTTTATCGTGAAACGGGGAGAAACATTAGGATTAGTGGGAGAGTCCGGCTGTGGAAAATCTACCTTAGCTCGGACGATTTTACGGTTAATTCCCTCTACAGGAGGAACGATTAAATTTAGAAGTAATGATTCGGGGTGGGAAGAGATTTCTAAATTATCGATCAATGATAAAAGACTCCGACGGTTACGACAAAATTTACAAATCGTCTTTCAAAATCCCTACAATTCCCTTAATCCTCGGTTAACCATTGGACAAGCAATTATGGAGCCAATGGTTATTCATAAAAACCCAAAATGGGCAACTCAAAAGCAAAAAATAGAACGGGTTAAAATGGGGTTAGAACGGGTCAAATTAAATCCCAATTGGTATAATCGTTATCCCCATGAATTATCGGGAGGACAACGGCAAAGAGTTTGTATTGCTAGGGCGATTATATTAGATCCTAAATTTATTATTTGTGATGAATCCGTGTCTGCCTTAGATGTTTCCGTACAAGCAGAAGTTTTAAATTTGCTCAAAGATTTACAACAAGAAATGGGGTTAACTTATATCTTTATCTCCCATGATTTAAGTGTCGTTAAATTTATGAGCGATCGAATTATGGTGATGAATAGAGGCCAGTTAGAAGAGATGGGAACAGCCGATGAAATTAT